In Bos javanicus breed banteng chromosome 2, ARS-OSU_banteng_1.0, whole genome shotgun sequence, the following proteins share a genomic window:
- the LOC133227005 gene encoding aldehyde oxidase 1-like, translating to MGQGVHTKMIQVVSRELRMPLSSIHLRGTSTETIPNTNASGGSVVADLNGLAVKDACQTLLKRLKPIISKNPKGTWKDWAQAAFNESISLSATGYFRGYESNINWETGEGHPFEYFVYGAACSEVEIDCLTGAHKNIRTDIVMDVGYSINPALDVGQIEGAFIQGMGLYTIEELNYSPQGVLYTRGPNQYKIPAICDIPMELHISLLPPSENSNTLYSSKGLGESGVFLGCSVFFAIHDAIRAARQERGLPGPLRLNSPLTPEKIRMACEDKFTKMIPRDEPGSYVPWSVPI from the exons ATGGGGCAGGGGGTCCACACTAAAATGATTCAG GTGGTGAGTCGTGAGTTAAGGATGCCACTGTCCAGTATCCACCTCCGGGGAACAAGCACAGAAACCATCCCTAATACAAATGCCTCTGGAGGTTCCGTAGTGGCTGATCTCAACGGGTTGGCAGTAAAG GATGCTTGTCAGACTCTTCTGAAACGCCTTAAACCCATCATCAGCAAGAATCCCAAAGGCACTTGGAAAGATTGG gcacaGGCTGCCTTTAATGAAAGCATTAGTCTCTCAGCTACTGGATACTTCAG GGGTTATGAGTCGAACATAAACTGGGAGACAGGCGAAGGCCACCCTTTCGAATACTTTGTTTATGGAGCAGCCTGTTCCGAGGTTGAGATAGACTGCCTGACAGGTGCTCATAAG AACATCAGAACAGACATTGTCATGGATGTTGGCTACAGTATAAATCCAGCCCTTGACGTAGGCCAG aTTGAAGGTGCGTTTATTCAAGGCATGGGACTTTATACAATAGAGGAACTGAATTATTCTCCTCAAGGTGTCCTGTACACCCGGGGCCCGAACCAGTATAAAATCCCTGCCATCTGTGACATCCCCATGGAGCTGCACATTTCTTTGTTGCCTCCCTCTGAAAACTCGAATACCCTGTATTCGTCTAAG GGTCTGGGAGAGTCTGGGGTATTCCTGGGGTGCTCAGTGTTTTTCGCCATCCACGATGCAATAAGGGCAGCACGACAGGAGAGAGGCCTGCCTGGACCACTGAGGCTCAACAGCCCACTGACTCCAGAGAAGATTAGAATGGCCTGTGAAGACAAGTTCACAAAAATG ATTCCAAGAGATGAACCTGGATCGTATGTTCCTTGGAGCGTACCCATATGA